In the genome of Channa argus isolate prfri chromosome 8, Channa argus male v1.0, whole genome shotgun sequence, the window ACTGCTATTTTTATTGTGATAATTAATTTGCAAAATTCTATTTGTAGCATAAATATTGTATAGATCTGTGTTTTGTAATGCTTTGGCTTTTCTGCCATTTCTTTAAGCAGAAGATTATCTTGAACTTTCTTGAACTGATGGAAACCTTAGCTGAGCTAATTACAACTTCACGCTGGTAGTCGAGCTGGAGTCAGAGCTGCTTGAGAGGGTGGTGCAAGCTGATCCCACTGATTCCCACTGGTTCCACGTGATGGAATCTATAATCATAATTACCACATAATTACAACTCATAATTAGTCAATGTTGAGAAAAGGTCTTGTATGCCTGTCATGTCCCCCAACCACCTCTTGATTTTGGTTaaatatattgtgttttgtttaattttttaaaatgtggcagTGAAATATGAAAACTGAAGTGGTGCTTAGTAGCAGCTTCACTCTCTTGTAGTTCATAAAAACATTCACCTCTTATCCTAAAGGCTTCTTCAGAGCGGCAGGCCTAGTAACTCCATGGAGTCTTTCTGTCCTTGCCCCTTTGTtgatttgcaaatatgttgatagGGAACAAATCAATGAAATGTTAACAAACAACTTATTTTTCCCAACCAAAATATCAGATATTGCAGCAAAAAACCCTGAAGTCAGCGGTTTTCTTAAGCCTAAGCCTAACCAGACGCAGGGCTGGTGTATAGGAACATCATTTTGTGGGAGACAGGCTTGGTATAGTACACTGGTCAACTTATTTCTGGGTGTTCTGTTAGTTGTCCTCGTCTCTCCTGTCTGTTGTGGACGTGCTCCCTCTGGATCTTTTAGTGAATTTGACAAAGGCCCCGTTTGACTAGCTGATGGTTGTGAGTTTAGAAAACACATAACTTCCTCATAGAGCTTTGAATCTGCATTTCCACAGTAGTGTTAGCTGTTCTTGCATCATATGGCATCATCGTCAAATTCTCCggattaatttagtttaaaaaccCGGTAACATCAggtgacagagacacacagaagcGTCTTGTTATTGGTGGAGCAACTAAAATATCTTTATTCTTTCACTCTGTACATCACAGGTCAGAAGTTTACTTGAAGTTAATCAGTGGATTTTCTCAGGactcttgtttcttgtttttcttctgacaCTGTAGACATAATTTTTTCTTCCGGCCACATTTTTCTATTTCGTTAGTGTTGCAGaagatttcattttcattttggttgATTCAACCTAGTGACTCATTGCTGCTATGTGAGTAACAGCAAGAGCTCAGTGGTGACGTGTTGACATCTTTGTTACATGTCCAGTGAATATCTCTTTGTATTTTCATGTTACCCTATTTCCTGGAAATTCTGTGAGGTTGAGAAGTGACTGACTATATGTGGGGGGATCAGTGTGTTCAGATTACAGGCTGAAGATGGCAGTTTGAATGTtcaacatctgtttttgtttctaatcTGTTGTTTGAATAATGCTGTTAAtctacagaaagaaagaaaagccttGTTTTGGTGTTAAGGTAGGATAATTAATACAGATGGATTCCTTCAGGCGTCTTTGTAATTAAAAGATaatgtaagacacacacacacacacatacacacagtcctCCTGAACTGAAGAAACAGGCAAACAGTAGAAGTCTTTTTTTCAGGGCTTGAAATCAACATTGCAGATTTCAACTATGTGAATAACAATATGTATGTAGAGTAAAATAAGATTAATTAAATCAGCTTTCTAATGAAGACAAGTTTGGCCTTGGTTTGCATGTTAAACCTCAGTCTATTGGAAATATTCTCTGCAGTGTTTGATTTCAAACTGTCAACAGAAGCACCAATAAAGTCACGGTGCACGATGGTGTTTTTCCTCTTATTTAAGTCTTCAGTCTGCaatatttgaagaaaaaacTCAATCTCTTTCATCAGCCTAAATCACAGTGGGGGGGTAGCATTGAAGACTGGCCTATCTCCACTAGTTGGGAGGACATAGATGAACTGTGTGTCCAAATCAAATTGTCAGTTGTCAGGTACAGACACTGCAGgagacaaatgaaataaaatgtctctgAATGAGCATCCCGTCAGGAGGAAACAGGGCTGGCTAACATTAGAGCTTTCATTTATCGCGGCTGCTGAAATAGCATCGTCTTCTGAAAGGATAATGTTAATCATGCCTGCGAGACAGGAGAAACGGGCATTCACCAGCCTCTGTGATGAACCGAAAAGCTCCAGCTGCACATGGTGTGTTCTATGTGACTTCACCCTGGGGGAAAATACACACAGTTCACAATCTGACATTTCCACTTTATGATGTCAAACAATATATTCACAAAGGGGATTATGGATGTGATAAATTATATGTTTAATGCTTTTATAATGTTTTGCTACTCTAAACACTGCTGCCACAAAGACACATATGTAACATCCTACCCAACATCCCTGGTTTGACTCCATCTGTAgttgtaatttaaatatcacTTATTTTGCTTTGGATTCCATTAAATGTATGAGTCTAGTGAGGACAACCTGACCTCTTTGGGTCGTCTGGCATTTACACACAGCAtttgacaaaacaaatcaattttcATTCGTTTAGCGTAAACAGGAGCCCAGAGATGGCCCAGCAGAGATGTGCTCATAAATAATGATGGTAAGTCACATGTGGGTGTAAATTAGCCAAACTGAGATGCCCAGGCCTGTTTCCAAACAGCAGGTTTCACCTTTCAGCAGCACggcattaaacattaaacatacatgttataaagcacattttttgtTGCCCTTCACAAAGCCCTGCTAGGGCCTTACCATATTACAACCTCTCCAACAGGACAGTTATTGGTCGACATACTTTATTggtgtatttccattttagggtacatttacacttttattCAGAGAGAAACTAAACTTCATTTTCAGGAACATTAGTTACCAGAGAGGGACATTCTTAATACAACTAATATAAACTGATGCGTTATTATTGATAAAGCAGCTGTTACCACCTAAACTAGttagctccacctttaccagctaCGATGAAAAGCACAATATCCTCAATGATCAGTTTTCTGTCAACTGGGGTGTTGGTAAATTCAACATAAATTGTATTAATGCTGATTTCCATTCATTATATCATTACATTTCTCTCTGTTACAGTAATAAATGTGTGATCTGTGACTTCATGCTGTAAAGTAAATGcatatatttttcttctctccttttgCGCCCTTACAGTCACTGTAACGCCCTCAGTTGATTCATAATATTGGATCAGATTCACCATCACGGTTTCTggctaatgtgtttttgtctatgTTTTAATGGGAACAGTAAGTGAAACACTTGGCAGTGCAAAGTGAAGTCAAGGTTGCCTGTTCCACTCAGTTGTGATGCTCAGTCTGATTCCAAATGGTGATATCCTCTCTGCATTTAAGTGGCGAAGACTAAGTGTATTTTAGATGCAAGAGTATGAGAGATATAAGAACTTCAGGCTACACTCATTACATCCCCTGACGTCTTCTCTCATAGTTCATGAAACTCACTAACCTGGATCTAAATCTGATACTTGTGTGTCTCATTAAATGCTTTCCGAGAAACATTTCTATCTAAGAGGTAAGATCTCCTCTATCTTAACCACTTTAGTTCCCTTTGGTTTTCCTGCATTTTGATCCCTTTCTGCTTCATTTTAATTGGTGTTATCGGTTTTTATGTGCACGTGTCATTGCAACTTCTTTgggttttcttttatatattaaTCTATGATCATAACGTACAGCATTACTACAGAGCCCACACTCTTATGCACACTTGCTGTGATGATGCAACATCTGTATATTTTGGTCTCAAAGGAATACTTCACTTAAAACTAactttttacaacttttttttcttataactttttttttatattttaatctaatttaaaataaaaattgagaGGCAAACTGTCaattctatttttctttctaaaaatcATTAAGAAATTATGAAAAGTGTTACAGATATGATATAAAAGCTATATAtaccaaaaaaatgtattttttttggctCATTTTCATGGAGTATCCCTTTGTTTCCTCCTCATCCCACTCTTAAACAACCCATTGTCTGAACGCTTGAAGCTGCTGCAGATTTGCACCATGTACTGTTACAACTGCATTTCACATGTGTattcatatttctttcttttgtcttttctttttttccccagttgATCAAAGTATGTTTGAGAACTCTGTTGCCCAGCAGCAGAGTCCACACACCACCAGACCAGCCCAGCTCTTGGCCCGACGAGCCCCAGCATCAGTCATTGCCAACCTGGGCTCCGGCTCTGCTGACTCACTATCCTCCAGTGGACAGCATAGGCTGAAAAATGCCATTAACCTGGGCAAGGCTGTTGGAGCAAAGGTTGGTACAACAACAGAGAAGGACCATTAGGTTCTGCAGGTCCTACGGTGCAGCACAGTACTGCTTAAACCATTGATATTTGATAGGGTGACTTACTGAAATGAATGTAGTCAGCATACAGAGTGGGTTTGAGTTTCATCACATTGTTGTCAAATCAGGTTAATGACTTGTTAAGACGAAAGGAGCCCAGCCACCTCGGGGACATTGGGGTCACTGAATTCAATAAAAGCGCTGGTGCTGTGTGGAGCTGCATGCAGCTGGACCAAGTCAATCAGAGTACTTCCAACAGGTACGTGCACAATTACATGTACTTTTTTGTTGTAAgtagtccttcggggtcaatatatatataatccCCATACAGACACCAAAACGAACAATCAATAAATAGTTTCCTATTAACATATGGTGCCCAGCTAAACTGGATTATATCTGTGCTTCCTGTGCattcagactgtgtgtgtttttttgctttgtttttttaggggGGGCTATGTAAATGGGTTTATGGTTTTAGAAAGTTGCTGTAAATTAGCAACTCAGTCCAAAGAGTTGAATATTTTAAGatttgtattttgaaatgtgatttCGAATGAAGGTCAAGTTAAATGTTCCACTGACATGTCTGAAATTTAAGAGTAACCTTTCATCTGGCTGTTGTTTGGGCAGAATAGTTCGTGTGTCTTCTGATTTGCAAGTCTATGCATGTGTTCCTCAAACTTTGTtcacattgtttgtgtttttgttggagaTTTGTTCCAGAAGCACTGATCTGTTTTGTCTCCAACTGAGAATGAGTCGAGTTACAGTTGTTTCACACGACCTCTGTTTTCTCTCCAGTtggatttaattaattttgagtTAATTACAGTAAGTTGAACATGACATGAGGCAGGAGTTGAAGTGTTCAATGGAAACCAGCTCCGTGGATTTATGATCCATTACTTCTGATACTGTGTGGCACAGTTTGTAGCACTACAGCAGATTAATTCCATGTACCATTGACAGcatcctctctctttttattgtcTCCCTCTTTTTACTCTTCCTATCACATCCATTTGCCTTCTGCCATGTCCTCTCTTCCAGTCCCATCTCCTCCTTTGAGTCTTTCCCTCGGCTGGACCCACCACCCCCGTCAGGGAAGAAGCGCCTCCCTCGAGCACTGAAGACCACCGCGGATATGATGATCtcctctgaccctgtggtctccTCTCTGGATGCCACAGACTCGTCCTCATTTGTCTCCTCGCCTGAAAAGAAGGCCTTCATCGCCAAGGAGGAGCAGAGTAACAGCGAAGAGCAGTTGCAGGATGAGAAGAAAGATGAAGTATTTGTCGATCTCACATCACCACTGGGTGATACAAAGAAGGAAGTTCCTGCTGATACAGAAGCAACAGGGAGCAACAACAAGGTGGAtggagggagagatggagaagaTGATGCTATGGAGCACAAAAGCACTGCAGGAGTCCTGGAGGACCATCAGTCCCagctccatctctctgtcccaGACCTCATCAACAAAGATCCCCCTCAGCTGGAGTCCAGAGCCAAGTCCTGTGACATCTGGCAGAAGGCATCAGGAGCAGACTCCCGCCTGGCCTCCACTCCCTGCACAGGGAAAACACCGTGCCGTATCAGCCTGGGAGAGGAGGTCTTGCAGGGGAATGGCGCCCCCTGCAGCAAAGCCAGTGGAGTGAGTGGAGAAGATGTGGAGCTGCACCCTGACCTGCTGTCATTTGAGTAACAAGCAGAACCGGGGTCATGTACCACTTCAGTATGATTCAGAAAGTTTCACATTTATGTTCTTACATATCTCCAGAGTGTTTAATTCAAACAGAGACTGCACAGCACATATAATATTCACAGCCACTTTTTAAATCTGCTTGTCCTGCTCCAGGCTTTGCTTTAGGAAAAGGGAGAAAGTACTTTGAGGGACCAGAGTGGGGGCTGAAGTTTCTAACTTTTTAGCTGCTTTTTACAATTTGGATACAATTAAAGGTCTTGATGCTAAAATCGGACCTTCTAACTTGACTGATTGTGGGTCTGTGAGATACTACAGCCTTCTCCCTAACTGCTGATAACAATGCTGACTGGCACTACACCACGAATAAGTGGAAAGACATGGGGGATGATATAGTGCAGTGAGAAttcagattttaattttaaaaaaatcaaagccaGAACACTTTCTAATTTCACACAGTGTGTTTCATGGTTTAGCTCTGCCAACAAATTGATCAAATGTGTTGTCAGCTTAGTGGTCCAAAAACCAGTAGGTGATGTCATATCGGGTAAGTGTGATGAAATTTGGATGGGCTGAAGCTGTCACAACTATTGAACAAATACCTTGGGGGCATAAAATCGACTTTGTTTTGACAGAATCTTTTctcaaaaatgtacaataatatttaacagctttaaaaaaatgatggaCTCTGAGGTTCTTTATCAGTATTTAGGTATTACTATATTATTGAGCCAATTCCCTGAAGGCCATGACATTTTCAGTCCATATAAAGGGACATTTTGTTGGattttttcaattaaaactgCAACTAGTATACTTTATATGATTAGAATAGCTACCAGCGTAATCGTATTTCCACTCTGGAATTTTAAGAGacaaagaagaggagagggagaatgtaaatgaatgtgGATGTGTTAGAGTTCAGTTTGCAGGATGAGGTCTGAGTTCAGTCAGTACAAATTGTCAGTTTGAGTGGCACTGGAGGCCTTTTGGCCAGTAGCTtcatccattttaaataatttctgatcCATTTTTGGTTCAGCATGAGCTGGACACAACTTGTCCCCTCCTGGTTTGGGACTTAAAGCTGCTCACCATATAATATTGAGGTACAGTACGTATGTGAAAGCACAAAGCCACTCTTCAAGGGTCAGCGGAGACCCTTAGGACACTTCAGTAATCCCACTGAGATAAAGTCAGTGTGATTTCACAGTGACAGATTTCATTTACCATATTAGTAGCTCAGTTTTGCAGTATATGAATATAATTTTAGGATTTGAACCTTCCCTTTTTAAAGCAGGAAATTTCAGCAA includes:
- the LOC137131342 gene encoding uncharacterized protein isoform X6, which gives rise to MRIVRTVGQAFEVCHKLSLQHTQQNADGQEDCHSEKNGDSSAAGVRAYPPVCVCTFLGSARELTGAEKAATITEETDIDAEEANQVAAEEELNLNRGVTDLDATAKTPELNWTENKCQASEEASLLMSSPRMLLPASGTLPPGAPLSVHHQIQLLQQQLQQQQQQTQVAVAQVHLLKDQLSAEATARLEAQARVHQLLLQNKDLLQHISLLVKQLQELETKMSGANSMGSQDSLLEITFRSTVPPVICDPSTPKPEVSALNLRTLGTINRTSNAFSSSNGTLGSPLVDQSMFENSVAQQQSPHTTRPAQLLARRAPASVIANLGSGSADSLSSSGQHRLKNAINLGKAVGAKVNDLLRRKEPSHLGDIGVTEFNKSAGAVWSCMQLDQVNQSTSNSPISSFESFPRLDPPPPSGKKRLPRALKTTADMMISSDPVVSSLDATDSSSFVSSPEKKAFIAKEEQSNSEEQLQDEKKDEVFVDLTSPLGDTKKEVPADTEATGSNNKVDGGRDGEDDAMEHKSTAGVLEDHQSQLHLSVPDLINKDPPQLESRAKSCDIWQKASGADSRLASTPCTGKTPCRISLGEEVLQGNGAPCSKASGVSGEDVELHPDLLSFE